A single window of Fischerella sp. PCC 9605 DNA harbors:
- a CDS encoding sucrose-phosphate phosphatase: protein MARFMFVTDLDNTLVGDDNALAELNDRLQRHRQEHGTKIVYATGRSPVLYRELQQEKNLMEPDALVLAVGTEIYLDGSDSPDSNWSETLSQGWDRNLVLSKTADFSELIPQPDSEQRPFKVSFFLKQEASVTVLPKLESELLQSNLNIKLIYSSGIDLDIVPRRSDKGQAVQFLRQKWKFVAEQTVVCGDSGNDIALFAVGNERGIIVGNARPELLQWHNENPANHRYLAQNACAGGIIEGLRHFGLIE from the coding sequence ATGGCTAGATTTATGTTTGTAACCGATTTAGATAATACCCTCGTAGGTGATGACAATGCACTGGCAGAGTTGAACGATCGCTTACAGAGACATCGCCAAGAACATGGTACAAAGATTGTTTATGCGACTGGGCGATCGCCTGTTCTTTACCGAGAACTCCAACAGGAAAAAAATCTGATGGAACCAGACGCCCTCGTTCTAGCCGTAGGAACGGAAATTTACCTTGATGGTAGCGACAGTCCCGACTCAAATTGGTCAGAAACACTTTCACAGGGTTGGGATAGAAATTTAGTATTATCTAAAACTGCGGATTTTTCTGAGTTAATTCCGCAACCAGATTCTGAACAACGTCCTTTCAAAGTGAGTTTTTTCCTTAAGCAAGAAGCATCTGTAACTGTTTTACCAAAACTAGAATCAGAATTGCTGCAATCCAATCTAAATATAAAGTTAATCTATAGCAGCGGTATAGACCTTGACATTGTGCCTCGCAGGAGCGATAAAGGTCAGGCAGTACAATTTCTCCGCCAAAAGTGGAAATTTGTAGCAGAACAAACGGTTGTCTGTGGTGATTCTGGCAATGATATTGCTTTATTCGCTGTAGGCAATGAACGGGGAATTATTGTCGGGAATGCTCGTCCAGAGTTACTCCAATGGCACAATGAAAATCCCGCTAACCACCGCTATCTGGCACAAAATGCCTGTGCAGGTGGAATTATAGAAGGTTTAAGACATTTTGGACTGATAGAATGA
- the ruvA gene encoding Holliday junction branch migration protein RuvA: protein MISYLKGIVAGIQKHSGNRYILTLEVNGIGYDLQIPARLAQQLPESGGEVQVFTHYQIREEVPLLYGFGSPGERDLFRHLLSVSGIGAALAIALLDTLELPELVQTIITGNVQLLIQTPGVGKKTAERICLELKTKLIEWRKTAGFFVATGGPAPGILEEVQMTLLALGYTPTEVSHALHVVSEDIGLPKDAYVEDWIKQAIAHLSSSECSH, encoded by the coding sequence ATGATTAGTTATCTTAAAGGCATCGTTGCTGGCATTCAAAAACATAGCGGTAATCGTTATATCCTTACTCTCGAAGTTAACGGTATAGGGTATGATTTGCAAATCCCGGCGCGGTTGGCGCAGCAATTACCGGAGTCAGGGGGTGAAGTGCAAGTGTTTACCCATTACCAAATTCGAGAGGAGGTGCCATTACTATATGGTTTTGGTTCGCCAGGAGAACGAGACTTGTTTCGCCACTTGCTAAGTGTTAGTGGTATTGGTGCTGCTTTAGCGATCGCCTTGTTGGACACTCTGGAACTCCCAGAGTTAGTCCAGACGATTATCACTGGCAATGTGCAATTGTTGATTCAAACCCCCGGTGTCGGCAAAAAAACCGCCGAACGCATTTGTTTGGAATTGAAAACCAAGTTGATCGAATGGCGTAAAACAGCAGGGTTTTTCGTCGCGACAGGTGGCCCGGCACCAGGAATTCTCGAAGAAGTGCAAATGACTCTCTTAGCATTGGGCTATACTCCAACTGAGGTTAGTCACGCCTTACATGTAGTCAGTGAAGATATTGGACTGCCCAAAGATGCCTATGTGGAAGATTGGATTAAACAGGCGATCGCTCATCTCAGTAGTAGTGAATGTAGTCATTAG
- the bioF gene encoding 8-amino-7-oxononanoate synthase: MTDAYAWIEQSLATIHRADWYRSVQTINGRSGAMVLLEGREVINFASNDYLGLAGNERLIAAATAAVQEFGTGCTGSRLLSGHRELHQELEKAIASFKQTEDAVVFSSGYLANLGTITALVGKRDLILADQYNHSSLKNGAILSGATTIEYPHCDVQALRSELQRLRQDYRRCLIVTDSVFSMDGDLCPLPALLDLAQEYSCMLLVDEAHATGVLGKTGAGCVEHFGCTGRQLVQIGTLSKALGSLGGYVAGSATLIDFLRNRAASWIYTTALSPADTAAALAAINIVQQEPQQRTRLWKNVDYLKILIQEQLPNLQLLPSQSPILCFQLPSAADVLKAGSQLKSAGIFAPAIRPPTVPTSRIRISLMATHQAAHIEKLIEVLKGIDCDDLIKSR; the protein is encoded by the coding sequence ATGACCGACGCTTACGCTTGGATAGAACAATCTCTGGCAACAATTCACCGTGCGGACTGGTATCGTTCGGTACAAACAATTAATGGCAGATCTGGGGCGATGGTGCTTTTAGAAGGGCGAGAGGTAATTAATTTTGCCAGTAATGATTACTTAGGGCTGGCTGGGAATGAGCGCTTGATTGCTGCGGCTACTGCTGCTGTTCAAGAATTTGGCACTGGTTGTACTGGTTCGAGATTACTCAGCGGACATCGAGAATTACACCAGGAACTAGAAAAAGCGATCGCATCCTTCAAGCAAACAGAAGATGCAGTTGTATTCAGTTCAGGGTATTTGGCGAATTTGGGTACAATAACTGCTCTAGTGGGCAAACGGGATTTAATATTAGCTGACCAGTACAATCATTCCAGTCTGAAAAATGGGGCAATCCTTAGTGGTGCAACCACTATTGAATACCCGCATTGTGATGTCCAAGCTTTAAGGAGCGAGTTGCAACGATTGCGGCAAGATTACCGACGCTGTTTGATCGTTACCGATAGCGTCTTCAGCATGGATGGAGATTTATGCCCTTTACCTGCACTATTAGATCTCGCCCAAGAGTATAGCTGTATGCTGTTAGTCGATGAAGCTCATGCCACCGGGGTACTAGGAAAAACTGGTGCGGGGTGTGTCGAACATTTTGGATGTACAGGCAGGCAGTTAGTTCAAATTGGCACATTAAGTAAAGCTTTAGGAAGCTTAGGTGGGTATGTCGCTGGAAGTGCAACTCTGATTGACTTTTTGCGAAATCGAGCAGCAAGTTGGATTTATACCACCGCGCTTTCGCCCGCAGATACAGCCGCAGCGTTAGCAGCAATAAATATTGTTCAGCAAGAACCGCAACAGCGCACTAGATTGTGGAAAAATGTAGATTACTTAAAAATTTTGATCCAAGAGCAGTTACCCAATCTGCAATTACTGCCTTCGCAATCACCCATACTTTGTTTTCAATTGCCAAGTGCAGCAGACGTACTTAAAGCCGGAAGCCAACTAAAATCTGCTGGTATTTTTGCCCCTGCGATTCGTCCTCCCACCGTTCCTACGAGTAGGATCAGAATTTCTCTAATGGCAACTCATCAAGCAGCGCATATAGAGAAACTAATAGAAGTTCTCAAAGGTATTGACTGTGATGACTTGATCAAATCCAGATGA
- a CDS encoding MarR family winged helix-turn-helix transcriptional regulator, with product MVTLRPFVNRQTLENLAHRFPELDIASVETCLAFLSTTIDVYTALDVHFARYGLSMGKFTLLMQLFQADNKGLTPSQCAERAGVTRATVTGLLDGLERDGLVKRQPYPDDRRMLSVQLTQKGRQLLSQMLPDHFCRTTGLMAHLTEVEKKTLIELLAKVQAGTPAMLDP from the coding sequence GTGGTTACATTACGTCCTTTTGTTAATCGCCAAACTCTAGAAAATCTTGCTCATCGTTTTCCAGAATTGGATATCGCTTCTGTAGAGACATGTTTAGCTTTTCTGTCTACAACAATTGATGTTTATACAGCTTTAGATGTTCATTTTGCTCGTTATGGTTTGTCAATGGGAAAATTTACCCTCTTGATGCAGTTGTTTCAAGCGGATAACAAAGGATTAACACCATCGCAATGTGCAGAACGTGCGGGTGTTACCAGAGCAACTGTTACAGGACTTCTTGATGGACTAGAACGAGATGGACTAGTTAAACGCCAGCCTTACCCAGATGATAGGCGGATGCTTAGCGTGCAATTGACTCAAAAGGGGCGACAGTTATTATCCCAAATGTTACCAGACCACTTTTGCCGCACTACAGGGTTAATGGCTCATCTCACTGAAGTGGAGAAAAAGACACTAATTGAATTGCTAGCAAAGGTACAGGCTGGAACTCCAGCGATGCTTGATCCATAA
- a CDS encoding PAS domain S-box protein, giving the protein MHALTQVVHLPSLDSAIDFSPLTVTPDTSLLDVVTLMSRQQASCVLVVENLTTDGLQVVGWFTQQDAIALLSCGFDFRTAKVSQVMVTPVITLNYFEVKSITFILLTLRQYKLPMLPIVAERGQLIGIVTLDTIYQALQILPCSSVEGEAVGVAVLKDKQQPKLSSNVNCCKLGKFQMEADTEERLRLLESAVVNANDAIVIVAADALDEPLGPQIIYVNEAFTRMSGWSATEVIGKTPRILQGELTDRVQLDRIRAALQNGLPIRAELINYHKNGSTYWVEVNIVPIADRKGKITHFVSVQRDITKRKLTEEALRASEALLREVTENIRQVLFVRDIKQNKIVYVTPAYEDIWGRSCSNLYENSLDFLEAIHPLDRDRVIAGMKSQAAGKNYNEEYRIVRPDGEVRWIYTRAFPLQNELGEVYRVVGISEDISELKQAQADLKQANAELEKRVEERTLALQQINRQLRHEISDRKQAEAALRQTQQQLQAILDNCPAIVYVVDTQNRFLLINRQYEKVFHCTKQQVTGKSIYNFFCSEFADIFAVNNQNVLTSGKPVEAEEIAPQEDGLHTYFSVKFALKDANGVPYAICGISTDITDRKHANESLVRFRTAIESSSDAIGMAEIGGEGIYVNPAFVELFEYTLAELQAAGGAPVLYINKAECKQIFATVENGQSWRGEVKMQTKRGRILDIDLRADAIKDATGKIIGTVGIHTDITERKRVEERLRLRDRAIAASSNGVVISDARLPNLPIIYANPAFEYITGYSLEEVIGRNCRFLQGADTNQPEIKELSIAIRQARNCTVILRNYRKDGSLFWNELSVSPVFDTDGNCTHYVGIQNDITERMQAEMALLVSQQRLQYLLSATPAVIYTCKPHGDYGATFISDNITVMMGYESQEFVEDSAFWMNHIHPEDLSCVFADVSTVFEQGEYSCEYRFLHKDGTYRWVYDQAQLVRDDAGNPVEIVGYWADITKRRQLEEELRTALEKEKELNELKSRFITMTSHEFRTPLSTILSSSELLEHYRHKWTEEKQLSHVHRIQVAVKHMTNMLNDVLVIGKAEVGKLDFKPAPLDLVEYCRYLVEELQFDINTQHAIAFNCEYESIPCCMDEKLLGHILRNLLSNAIKYSPNGNTVKFSLTCREQRAILEIQDQGIGIPQEDLPHLFESFHRATNVGNIQGTGLGLTIVKKCADLHQGEIFVTSEVGIGTKFTVALPLKNG; this is encoded by the coding sequence ATGCACGCCTTAACTCAGGTTGTTCATCTTCCATCGTTAGATTCAGCAATTGACTTTTCTCCTCTGACCGTTACACCAGACACGTCATTACTAGATGTAGTAACGCTAATGAGTCGGCAGCAAGCAAGTTGCGTTTTGGTAGTGGAGAATCTAACAACCGATGGCTTGCAGGTAGTGGGGTGGTTCACGCAGCAAGATGCGATCGCGCTGCTCTCCTGTGGCTTTGACTTCAGAACAGCTAAGGTTTCACAAGTAATGGTTACACCAGTAATTACCCTGAACTATTTTGAGGTTAAAAGCATTACATTTATATTATTGACTTTACGACAGTATAAGTTGCCTATGCTACCAATTGTTGCTGAGCGAGGTCAACTAATTGGAATAGTTACATTAGACACTATTTATCAAGCACTACAAATTCTGCCTTGCTCTTCCGTTGAAGGAGAGGCTGTTGGTGTAGCGGTTCTCAAAGATAAGCAACAACCTAAATTGTCGTCGAACGTGAACTGCTGTAAATTAGGTAAATTTCAAATGGAAGCAGACACGGAAGAACGACTGCGTTTGTTAGAGTCAGCGGTTGTCAATGCTAACGATGCCATTGTCATCGTAGCAGCTGATGCGCTGGATGAACCATTGGGTCCGCAAATAATCTATGTCAACGAAGCCTTTACCCGGATGAGTGGTTGGTCTGCAACTGAAGTTATAGGCAAAACTCCGCGAATTCTCCAGGGTGAGTTAACAGATCGCGTCCAGCTAGATCGAATTCGCGCCGCGCTTCAAAATGGTTTGCCAATCAGAGCGGAGTTAATTAATTACCACAAAAATGGTTCTACATACTGGGTTGAGGTAAACATCGTCCCAATTGCAGATCGAAAGGGTAAAATTACTCATTTTGTTTCAGTACAACGGGATATTACTAAACGCAAACTTACAGAAGAAGCACTACGCGCCAGCGAAGCCCTATTACGTGAAGTCACAGAAAACATTCGCCAAGTTTTGTTTGTGCGAGATATCAAGCAAAACAAAATAGTGTACGTCACTCCAGCTTATGAAGACATTTGGGGACGTAGCTGCTCAAATCTCTACGAAAATTCCCTCGACTTTTTAGAGGCTATCCATCCACTCGATCGCGATCGCGTCATTGCAGGGATGAAATCTCAAGCTGCGGGGAAAAATTACAACGAAGAATATCGAATTGTGCGCCCTGATGGAGAGGTTCGCTGGATTTATACACGAGCTTTTCCTCTGCAAAATGAATTGGGAGAAGTTTACCGTGTTGTTGGTATTTCTGAAGATATTAGCGAACTCAAGCAAGCACAAGCAGATCTAAAGCAGGCAAATGCAGAGTTGGAAAAACGAGTGGAGGAGCGAACGCTAGCTTTACAGCAAATCAATCGTCAACTCAGACATGAAATTAGCGATCGCAAACAAGCAGAAGCTGCATTACGGCAAACTCAACAACAGCTACAGGCAATTTTAGATAACTGTCCAGCGATTGTTTACGTGGTAGATACTCAAAACAGATTCCTGCTGATTAACCGCCAGTATGAAAAGGTATTTCACTGTACCAAACAGCAGGTTACAGGCAAAAGTATATACAACTTTTTTTGCAGTGAATTTGCTGATATATTTGCAGTTAATAATCAAAATGTCCTCACTAGTGGCAAACCCGTAGAAGCTGAAGAAATTGCTCCCCAGGAGGATGGATTACACACTTATTTTTCTGTCAAGTTTGCTTTAAAAGATGCAAATGGTGTGCCTTATGCAATTTGTGGCATTTCTACAGACATTACCGATCGCAAACACGCCAACGAGTCTCTTGTGCGTTTTCGCACAGCTATAGAAAGTAGCAGCGATGCTATTGGTATGGCTGAAATCGGTGGTGAGGGAATTTACGTTAACCCAGCGTTTGTCGAATTGTTTGAGTACACTTTGGCAGAATTGCAGGCTGCTGGGGGAGCGCCAGTTCTTTACATTAATAAAGCAGAGTGTAAACAAATCTTTGCAACTGTCGAGAACGGTCAGTCTTGGCGTGGTGAAGTGAAGATGCAAACCAAGAGAGGTCGGATCTTAGACATTGACCTCCGTGCTGACGCCATTAAAGATGCCACAGGTAAAATTATTGGAACTGTCGGTATTCATACTGATATTACTGAGCGTAAGCGAGTAGAAGAAAGACTGCGTTTACGCGATCGCGCGATCGCTGCTAGCAGTAATGGCGTAGTTATTTCGGATGCCAGACTGCCAAATTTGCCAATTATCTATGCTAATCCTGCTTTTGAATACATAACTGGTTATTCCCTAGAAGAAGTTATTGGTAGAAACTGCCGTTTTCTTCAAGGTGCTGATACCAATCAGCCGGAGATCAAAGAACTTAGCATTGCCATCCGGCAAGCACGAAATTGTACCGTGATATTACGCAACTATCGTAAAGATGGTAGCTTGTTTTGGAACGAATTAAGTGTTTCTCCTGTGTTTGACACCGACGGTAATTGCACCCACTACGTCGGCATTCAGAATGATATCACCGAGCGCATGCAGGCAGAGATGGCGTTGTTAGTCTCGCAACAGCGACTGCAATATTTACTCTCTGCGACTCCAGCTGTTATTTATACCTGCAAACCTCATGGAGATTACGGTGCTACCTTCATTAGTGACAATATCACTGTCATGATGGGTTATGAATCTCAGGAATTTGTCGAAGATTCAGCTTTTTGGATGAACCACATCCACCCAGAAGACTTATCGTGTGTATTTGCTGATGTGTCAACAGTATTTGAGCAAGGAGAATACAGTTGCGAATACCGCTTTTTGCATAAGGATGGTACTTATCGCTGGGTATACGATCAAGCCCAACTAGTGCGTGATGATGCTGGTAATCCAGTGGAAATTGTCGGTTATTGGGCAGATATTACAAAACGCAGACAATTGGAAGAAGAATTGAGAACAGCACTAGAGAAAGAAAAAGAACTCAACGAACTCAAATCTCGCTTTATAACCATGACTTCCCATGAATTTCGCACACCATTGAGTACCATCCTTTCTTCTTCAGAATTGCTGGAACACTACCGCCACAAATGGACAGAAGAAAAACAACTCTCGCACGTACATCGTATTCAAGTTGCTGTTAAACACATGACTAATATGTTGAATGATGTGTTGGTGATTGGCAAGGCAGAAGTGGGAAAACTAGATTTTAAGCCAGCACCTCTGGATTTAGTTGAATACTGCCGTTACTTGGTAGAAGAATTACAATTTGATATCAACACTCAACATGCGATCGCTTTTAACTGTGAATATGAATCGATACCCTG